A region of the Myxococcota bacterium genome:
AACATGTGATCCGCTTCGTCGAGAACCAGGGCCTCGATCGAGCGCGGGTCGAAGACGCCTTGCTGCATCAGGTCGAGCACACGGCCCGGGCAGCCGACCACGATGTCGGGACGGCGCTTCAGCTGACGGACGTTCTTGCTGACGGGCACCCCGCCATAGAGCGAGACGACCGAGACCTTCGTGAAGCGGGACAGCAGTCGCAGCTCGCGTTCGATCTGACTGGCCAGTTCTCGGGTGGGCGCCAGGATGAGGGCGCGCGTGCCGCGACGCCGCTCGGCGTGGGCGCGCTGGATCAGCGGGAGGGCGAAGGCCGCGGTCTTGCCGGTGCCGGTCTGGGCCAGGCCGAGCACGTCGCGCCCTTCGAGCGCCGCGGGCAGGGTCTCGGCCTGAATCGGTCGGGGTTCACGGAAGCCCGCAGCGGCCAGGGCCTTCTGCAGCGCGCGGTCGAGGGGCAGGTCTTCGAAGCCCCCGGGTTCGAGGGAATGCGCAATTGCGCTGGACAATGGAGATCTCCAGGTGCCGTGGAGCGAATCGGTGCTCCGGGGCACGGCGTGCGTTCTCAGACAACAGAGCTGAGAAAACGAAACTGGGGCGGCGCGCCTCGGGTATGCGTGGGCGCTGCTGTCGCCGCGTGGGTCAGAAGTGAGCCGGTTGCTGGAAGCCGTCGGTTTCGGGGTCTTGGAATCGAAGCCGCAGGTCGGGTTCCGTGGGCTCGGATCGGGACAACTGCCCGAGATGCGAAGGGTTTAGCCCAGGTTCCCGGGCCATGCCATCGACGCGTGGGCGACCCCGCGGTGCGTCAGAGGTTCTCCTGGTAGTCCTGCTCGATCGCCGCGTCGATGTTGTCGATCATCTCGCGGTCCTCCTGGCGCGCCAGCCGCTCCGCGAAGATCTCTCCGAAGGACACCTTGTGAGGCGTCCAGGTCTCCGGCTTCCACAGGGACGAACGGCGGAACGCCTTCGCGCAGTGGAAGAAGACCTCCTCCACGGTCACCCGGATCGCCACCAGGGCGTCCTGACCGCGCGCCGCGAGAACCGACAGCACGTCCGGATCCGCGGAGATCGTCGCCCTGCCGTTCACGCGCAGGGTCTCCTCACAGCCGGGCACCAGGAACAGGAGCCCGACCTGGGGGTTCTCCAGGATGTTCTCCAACCCCATCAGCAGCTTGTTGCCCTTGCGGTCGGGCACCAACAGGGTGTGATCGTCCAGGATCGCGACGAAGCCGGCGTCGTCGCCTTTCGGCGACACATCCTGATGGCCCGCCGCGTCGGCGGTGGAGAGCAGCAGGAAGGGCGAGCGTTCGATGAACTCCCGCGCGAAGCGATCGATCCGATCGTCGATCTTCCCGGATGTCGCCGGCGAGGCCGTTCCCATCCGCTCGCGCAGCTGCGCCACGGTCGTGATCTGGTGTTCCTGCGACATGCGGAGGCTCCTTCGCTCGCGACTCCGGTTTCCCGGCTGGGTGATTCGTCCGCGCTTCGAAACTCAGCCCGCAGGCGGATCGTCCGCGGAGCGGAGCCGCCAGCGGCTCGCGCGCTCGCGCTGGGACCAGAGTCTGCGATACCTGCCCCCCTGCCCCAACAGCTCCTCGTGGCGGCCGCGCTCGACGATCCGGCCCTCCTCGAGCACGAGAATCTGGTCCGCCGCGCGAATCGTCGAAAGACGGTGCGCCACGACGATCAGCGTCTTGTCTCGCACCAGAGCCGAGAGCGCCTCCTGGAGCTGACGCTCGTTGGTCGGGTCGAGAGCCGCGGTCGCTTCATCGAGCAAGACGATCGGGGCGTCCTTGAGGATCGCGCGGGCCACGCTGATGCGCTGCCGTTCGCCGCCCGAGAGGCGTGCACCGGCCTCGCCGACGGGCGTCTCGTATCCGTCGGGCAACGCCTCGATGAACGCGTGGGCCTGCGCGGCCTTCGCCGCCTCGACCACGTCTTCGAAGCGGGCATCCGGGCGACCGATCGCGATGTTGTCCCAGATCGTCCCGGGAAAGAGATACACGTCCTGGAACACGAAGGTGACCGCGTCGAAGATCTGCTCGGTCGTGAGGTCGCGGAGCTCGATCCCGGCGATGCGAACCGCGCCCTGCTGCGGTTCGCGAAAGCGCGCCACCAGCTGCAGCAGGGTGCTCTTCCCCGAACCCGACGGACCGACGATCGCGGTCATGCGGCCGGACCGTGCCACGAACGAGACGTCCTCGAGAACGGGACCGTCCGCGCCGTACGCGAAGGAAACGCCGTCGAAGGCCACATCCATCTCGGAGCCGAGTGACGTCTCGCGGTCCGGCTCGGCCTGGACGGGTGTATCGAAGACGTGCGCCACGCGGTCGAGAGAGGCGTCGGCGATGCGCAGGCTCTCGAAGGACTCGGCCGCCGCGACCAACGGCTGGAACACTCGGAGCGTGAGCACGGCGAAGACCAGGAAGGTGCCGGCATCGATCGTCCCGTTGGCGAGCCAGAGCGTTGCGAAGAAGAGCACGCAGGGGATCCCGAGCAACACCGTCGCCATGAAGCTCAGCCCGAGCGGCGCGAGCCGCACCGCGAGGCGCGTGTTGATCGCGCGGTAGTCGTCGAGCGCCGCGCGTAGCAGGGTCAGGCGCTCCCCCGTGAGTCGGAACGCCCGGATGACCGGCAGCCCTTGGACGTACTCGATCATGCGACTGGACGCCTCGGCCTGGAGCTCCTGGCGTTCGGCGGCGAGCTGCCGGAACACGCGATTCGTCCATACGAAGATCGGCAGGGACAGCACGATGCTCACCATCGTGGCGACCGCCATCGGAACGTCTTGCACGAGCAACACCAGGAAGACGACGAGCGGAGCGGCCATCGCGCCGATCAGCTG
Encoded here:
- a CDS encoding MSMEG_1061 family FMN-dependent PPOX-type flavoprotein, coding for MSQEHQITTVAQLRERMGTASPATSGKIDDRIDRFAREFIERSPFLLLSTADAAGHQDVSPKGDDAGFVAILDDHTLLVPDRKGNKLLMGLENILENPQVGLLFLVPGCEETLRVNGRATISADPDVLSVLAARGQDALVAIRVTVEEVFFHCAKAFRRSSLWKPETWTPHKVSFGEIFAERLARQEDREMIDNIDAAIEQDYQENL
- a CDS encoding ABC transporter ATP-binding protein; the encoded protein is MSAALDGLGSFSGQRFRDGGVVHTIWRLAGDRRGVLARSIGHKALQAAFQALPVGILVAVIGALRQGTLDVAALGWATLGLAGCVVGQWVAGFAANRSAWIATFELFGDLRVRGIAHLRRLPLSFHEDRPVGDTVTAMTQDIASVEQFAHEPLQQLIGAMAAPLVVFLVLLVQDVPMAVATMVSIVLSLPIFVWTNRVFRQLAAERQELQAEASSRMIEYVQGLPVIRAFRLTGERLTLLRAALDDYRAINTRLAVRLAPLGLSFMATVLLGIPCVLFFATLWLANGTIDAGTFLVFAVLTLRVFQPLVAAAESFESLRIADASLDRVAHVFDTPVQAEPDRETSLGSEMDVAFDGVSFAYGADGPVLEDVSFVARSGRMTAIVGPSGSGKSTLLQLVARFREPQQGAVRIAGIELRDLTTEQIFDAVTFVFQDVYLFPGTIWDNIAIGRPDARFEDVVEAAKAAQAHAFIEALPDGYETPVGEAGARLSGGERQRISVARAILKDAPIVLLDEATAALDPTNERQLQEALSALVRDKTLIVVAHRLSTIRAADQILVLEEGRIVERGRHEELLGQGGRYRRLWSQRERASRWRLRSADDPPAG